A genomic region of Rhodococcus pyridinivorans contains the following coding sequences:
- a CDS encoding Ppx/GppA phosphatase family protein, with protein sequence MRLGVLDVGSNTVHLLVVDAHRGGHPTPMSSTKATLRLSENMDDNGDITSNGADQLVETTAEFASIARTSGCGELMAFATSAVRDAGNSEAVLERVRREAGVSLDVLSGEDEARLTFLAVRRWYGWSAGNILDLDIGGGSLELTFGGDEDPEIAYSLQLGAGRLTRDWFREDPPGKRRISALRDWLDAELAEPAKAIRNAGDPDLCVGTSKTFRTLARLTGAAPSSAGLRVQRTLTASGLRQLIAFISRMTTADRAELEGVSSDRSEQLVAGALVAEASMRALGVETLQICPWALREGLILRKLDTDMGGELVVATG encoded by the coding sequence GTGCGCTTAGGGGTACTCGACGTCGGAAGCAACACCGTTCACCTGTTGGTGGTGGACGCCCATCGTGGTGGGCACCCCACGCCGATGAGTTCGACGAAGGCCACGCTGCGGCTGTCCGAGAACATGGACGACAACGGCGACATCACCTCCAACGGCGCCGATCAGCTCGTCGAGACCACCGCCGAATTCGCCAGCATCGCCCGCACCTCGGGATGCGGCGAGCTCATGGCGTTCGCGACGTCCGCGGTGCGCGACGCCGGCAACTCCGAGGCCGTCCTCGAGCGGGTGCGCCGGGAGGCCGGGGTGTCGCTGGACGTGCTCTCCGGCGAGGACGAGGCGCGGCTGACCTTCCTCGCGGTGCGCCGCTGGTACGGCTGGAGCGCCGGAAACATCCTCGACCTCGACATCGGCGGTGGTTCGCTCGAGCTCACCTTCGGTGGCGACGAGGACCCCGAGATCGCCTACTCGCTCCAGCTCGGTGCGGGACGGCTCACCCGCGACTGGTTCCGTGAGGACCCGCCCGGCAAGCGCCGGATCTCGGCGCTGCGCGACTGGCTCGACGCCGAACTCGCCGAGCCGGCGAAGGCCATACGCAACGCGGGCGACCCCGACCTGTGTGTGGGCACCTCCAAGACCTTCCGGACCCTCGCCCGCCTGACCGGCGCGGCCCCCTCGTCCGCCGGCCTGCGGGTACAACGGACCCTGACGGCCAGCGGACTGCGCCAGCTCATCGCCTTCATCTCCCGGATGACCACGGCCGACCGCGCAGAACTCGAAGGCGTCAGCTCGGACCGGTCCGAGCAACTCGTCGCCGGCGCCCTCGTCGCGGAGGCGAGCATGCGTGCCCTCGGAGTGGAGACGCTGCAGATCTGCCCGTGGGCGTTGCGCGAAGGCCTGATTCTTCGGAAGCTCGATACGGATATGGGTGGCGAACTGGTGGTGGCAACCGGATGA
- a CDS encoding sugar phosphate isomerase/epimerase family protein — protein sequence MPTAQGIRVGLSTASVYPENTEAAFRFAADLGFDGVELMVWAEPVSQDPTSVERLVREYGVPVLAVHVPCLLISQRVWGSDPAAKLDRSVRVAEILGAETVVVHPPFRWQRRYAEGFSDQVAALEADSHVVLAVENMYPMRADVVFGGRDRGAERLRRRGPGRAVSAYSPSLDPTDTGFAHYTLDLSHTATAGADALALADRMGEGLAHLHLADGRGSSLDEHLVPGTGTQPCADVCRRLAASDFGGHVVLEISTQSARTRAERAGMLARSLAFARTHLDRSATRAITAGPESPRHTDIARVPASEGSDSGGEHGDA from the coding sequence ATGCCGACCGCGCAGGGAATCCGGGTAGGGCTGTCCACCGCTTCGGTCTATCCGGAGAACACCGAAGCGGCGTTCCGCTTCGCGGCCGATCTCGGTTTCGACGGGGTCGAGCTGATGGTGTGGGCCGAACCGGTGAGCCAGGACCCCACCTCGGTGGAGCGTCTGGTCCGCGAGTACGGCGTGCCGGTGCTCGCCGTGCACGTGCCGTGTCTGCTGATCTCGCAGCGCGTGTGGGGATCCGATCCCGCCGCCAAGCTCGACCGTTCGGTGCGTGTCGCCGAGATCCTCGGTGCGGAGACCGTCGTGGTCCATCCGCCCTTCCGGTGGCAGCGTCGCTATGCGGAGGGATTCTCCGACCAGGTCGCGGCGCTCGAGGCCGACAGCCACGTGGTGCTCGCGGTCGAGAACATGTACCCGATGAGGGCCGACGTCGTCTTCGGCGGTCGTGATCGCGGCGCCGAACGTCTGCGCCGGCGCGGTCCCGGCCGCGCGGTCTCGGCCTACAGCCCGTCGCTCGACCCCACCGACACCGGTTTCGCGCACTACACGCTCGACCTGTCGCACACCGCGACCGCGGGGGCCGACGCCCTCGCGCTCGCGGATCGGATGGGGGAGGGGCTCGCCCACCTCCATCTCGCCGACGGCCGGGGCTCCTCGCTCGACGAACACCTCGTCCCGGGAACGGGCACGCAGCCGTGTGCGGACGTGTGCCGCCGGCTCGCCGCGAGCGACTTCGGCGGGCACGTGGTGCTCGAGATCAGCACCCAGAGCGCACGGACGCGTGCGGAGCGCGCCGGGATGCTGGCGCGTTCGCTGGCCTTCGCGCGCACGCACCTGGATCGCTCGGCGACGCGCGCGATCACCGCCGGCCCCGAGAGTCCCCGGCACACGGACATCGCGCGCGTCCCCGCCTCAGAGGGCAGCGATTCCGGCGGCGAGCACGGCGACGCCTGA